Proteins from a single region of Anastrepha ludens isolate Willacy chromosome 5, idAnaLude1.1, whole genome shotgun sequence:
- the LOC128864736 gene encoding uncharacterized protein LOC128864736 — MRVFQANVHRSRTADALLEQIAIERELDAVIFSEQYGRIAKGTWFEDETRTVTLLVPSGSAVAVTQHGDGRCCTYIQNKRFTLLSCYLIPSDSIEQFRMKLDLIDDKVLEIGGPFIVAADFNAKAVELGAPTTNTRGRNVLDMAARLGLVVANTGNATRRPGCEHTTPDITLVTDSLAGAINGWEVLEEYTGSDHQYITFRISARTDPTPTSIIKGARKWNMAKMNTEAFLARFDANSMPHISGDAGSLASGMMQRIAKSCDAPAPCAGLRSRRRPVYWWTSEIADLRKTCFRNRRRYTRARRNREAEAEVADFRQSRKALKQAIIASKKAKWDELRNPWGLGYKILTGKLNANSTAVHLDSDAISKIVGRLLPTHPMLCGNRDPQGDEMFPPFTEEEPKTAARSLKRNKAPGPDGVPAEALKLVAESRSDVMFYVYNKASSLSCEKYRN, encoded by the coding sequence ATGAGAGTATTCCAGGCAAATGTGCATAGAAGTCGTACAGCAGACGCTCTGCTCGAACAAATAGCTATCGAGAGGGAGCTAGATGCGGTCATCTTCAGCGAGCAGTACGGACGGATTGCCAAGGGAACCTGGTTCGAAGACGAAACAAGAACTGTCACACTCTTGGTACCAAGCGGTAGCGCAGTCGCCGTCACACAGCACGGAGACGGTCGTTGCTGCACATACATTCAAAATAAACGCTTCACACTGCTAAGCTGCTACCTTATCCCCAGCGACAGTATTGAACAGTTTAGAATGAAACTGGACCTAATTGATGACAAGGTTCTCGAAATAGGTGGCCCCTTCATCGTAGCCGCAGATTTCAACGCCAAGGCTGTCGAGTTGGGCGCCCCTACTACGAACACACGGGGAAGAAATGTACTAGACATGGCTGCCAGACTGGGGCTTGTAGTGGCAAACACAGGAAACGCCACTAGGAGACCAGGATGTGAACACACCACGCCGGATATCACCCTAGTGACTGATAGTCTGGCTGGGGCAATCAACGGGTGGGAAGTTCTGGAAGAATATACTGGAAGTGACCATCAGTATATCACATTCCGGATCAGTGCGAGAACTGACCCTACCCCAACATCTATAATAAAGGGTGCGCGCAAATGGAACATGGCCAAAATGAATACTGAAGCGTTTCTAGCTCGCTTTGATGCAAATTCCATGCCGCACATAAGTGGTGACGCTGGCTCGCTTGCAAGCGGCATGATGCAGCGCATTGCCAAAAGCTGTGACGCACCGGCACCCTGCGCCGGGTTACGCTCAAGAAGACGACCTGTGTACTGGTGGACGTCAGAAATCGCAGACCTCAGAAAAACCTGCTTCCGTAATAGAAGAAGGTACACCAGAGCCAGACGAAACAGAGAAGCAGAGGCGGAAGTAGCTGATTTCAGACAATCCCGAAAAGCGCTGAAGCAAGCAATCATTGCCAGTAAGAAGGCAAAATGGGATGAACTTCGCAACCCTTGGGGCCTGGGCTATAAAATTTTAACGGGGAAGCTAAATGCCAACTCCACAGCCGTACATCTAGACAGTGATGCTATCAGCAAAATAGTGGGCAGACTGTTACCCACGCACCCTATGCTGTGCGGGAACCGAGACCCTCAAGGTGACGAGATGTTCCCACCCTTCACCGAGGAAGAGCCTAAAACCGCGGCAAGAAGCCTCAAAAGAAACAAAGCTCCAGGCCCAGATGGAGTCCCAGCTGAAGCACTCAAACTTGTGGCTGAAAGCAGATCAGATGTGATGTTTTACGTTTACAACAAAGCATCTTCCCTAAGCTGTGAAAAATACAGAAACTGA